The Parasteatoda tepidariorum isolate YZ-2023 chromosome X2, CAS_Ptep_4.0, whole genome shotgun sequence genome includes a region encoding these proteins:
- the LOC107452324 gene encoding uncharacterized protein: MKQPRLPGAEKFKFSSSDKPAIHISSPKQRSLSVSQSFDNNSHKILSRRASCYSQSELSPSPSITMLNRSDSRRRAVLPITCKKTSRMLTNTNLELNVDIADTVSEEALKLNRLQIESNRVPSCPNLEASSRTFHSSKTSLDASHLRKMSLQNSMIRDLPPDFDWKNIRAPVFRLSASCSSASSSEENIWVLRENPEL; the protein is encoded by the coding sequence atgaagcaGCCAAGATTGCCCGGCgctgagaaatttaaattctcttcATCGGACAAACCAGCGATTCACATATCTTCTCCAAAACAGAGATCTCTTTCAGTATCTCAATCATTTGataataattcacataaaataTTGTCTCGAAGAGCATCATGTTATAGTCAAAGTGAACTCAGTCCTTCTCCATCAATAACAATGTTGAACCGCAGTGATTCCAGAAGACGAGCTGTACTACCTATTACGTGCAAGAAAACTTCCAGAATGTTAACCAACACAAATCTCGAACTGAATGTCGACATTGCTGATACAGTTTCTGAAGAAGCTCTAAAATTAAACAGGCTTCAGATAGAGTCGAATCGCGTTCCATCCTGCCCGAATCTTGAGGCTTCTTCAAGAACTTTTCATTCATCGAAGACATCTTTAGATGCTTCTCATTTAAGGAAGATGTCGTTGCAAAATTCAATGATTCGTGATCTGCCACCAGATTTTGACTGGAAAAATATTAGAGCTCCCGTGTTTAGACTCTCTGCTTCTTGCTCGAGTGCCAGTTCGAGTGAAGAGAACATTTGGGTTCTGAGAGAAAATCCAGAActctaa